A DNA window from Ostrea edulis chromosome 5, xbOstEdul1.1, whole genome shotgun sequence contains the following coding sequences:
- the LOC125649902 gene encoding uncharacterized protein LOC125649902 isoform X1, with protein sequence MYPWLGVCTGIRMEEPITHGPSSAKKVKVDTDAPEDNELNDDNSCGSGGFAPCTEEDALCDQDTEPYDTEEGESNENLFGRALSPTLKDSDSPIREEAGTPVVELTEEDIKLSPPKMTKIESVLKDANLISNIVNGIDVDVVYEKLKGRRGNPNRVDQVINEILEDVDKGKKEDEKKSSKEDVSCVEDLVTVIDKASANVSKLPMTAGEIQQLLYENKDRPDRVDYVVSQILVKYYKSSAVQKDEYLDDMMVVLSVLPTADPEQVYKLIERNCRQTDRVQKIIVQLRNQSGPSGSLKKETSLPVDPKHLEDPLYRDMRIVCKVLPEKDPNEVYEYLTAHHEKKNRLKVVIEELMKSGDCDSQSVAASVDQNSVHLSDVMHVGTNGGLLRHIQEEVDELMEIFPDCDPNYIYDKLEEHSDDKDKLRNIAMELFEHKNYPRLKALEERKKQAMHNRIQHLQFDMESFLVRFPDPMDTFLNVDKEMSSSYKEHTLQQLRKDYRKLKKSFLIEVLEQHNYHYHLSKCKIEKKLEGIPENSKKFRNQLLSDADCLMPEEADEFFYYEKLYSENEGEIKRYLHDKKQLYELRLQEARDSGQLMECQCCFDEECLFENMAACPEGHLFCKTCVRRSAEVVIGQGKTDFKCMDGTCSEHFSLSTLQHVLPVNIFSIVLRKMQEEEIQKADIPDLVSCPFCTFATIMPDQNDKVFKCLNPECLKESCRFCKEPNHIPLRCNEVEKQGEVGMRTYIEARLTEAMIRRCHNCQKAFVKEFGCNKMTCTCGASSCYVCRAPDIDYDHFTGENCNQGDMNKLHKEEMLKAAVEARDIYLQEHPEAADIDLKYDPIKHVEQFEGLGAGGDHDEGYEDSSDEDEDY encoded by the exons ATGTACCCCTGGTTGGGGGTGT GTACTGGTATCAGAATGGAGGAACCCATCACACATGGTCCGTCATCGGCCAAAAAGGTGAAAGTGGACACAGATGCCCCAGAGGACAATGAATTGAATGATGATAACAGCTGCGGGAGTGGGGGTTTTGCTCCCTGTACTGAGGAAGATGCTTTGTGTGATCAGGACACAGAACCGTACGATACAGAAGAAGGCGAATCAAACGAGAATTTATTTGGAAGAGCTTTGAGCCCGACTCTAAAGGATTCTGACAGTCCAATCAGAGAGGAGGCTGGAACACCCGTCGTAGAGTTAACTGAGGAGGATATAAAATTGTCTCCACCGAAGATGACGAAGATTGAATCGGTGCTGAAGGACGCTAActtaatatcaaatattgtaaACGGTATCGATGTTGACGTTGTGTACGAGAAACTCAAAGGGAGGCGAGGTAACCCAAACAGAGTGGACCAGGTGattaatgaaattttagagGATGTAGATAAAGGTAAGAAAGAAGATGAGAAGAAGAGCTCAAAAGAAGATGTCTCTTGTGTGGAGGATTTGGTAACAGTGATTGACAAAGCCTCAGCCAATGTTTCCAAGCTGCCCATGACTGCTGGTGAAATCCAGCAACTGTTGTACGAAAATAAAGACAGACCGGATCGAGTAGATTACGTCGTCAGCCAGATATTGGTAAAATACTATAAATCATCAGCCGTTCAGAAAGATGAATACCTGGATGACATGATGGTAGTATTGTCTGTTTTGCCTACAGCCGATCCTGAGCAGGTGTATAAACTCATAGAAAGAAATTGTCGACAGACCGACAGGGTACAAAAGATTATTGTTCAACTTCGAAATCAAAGTGGCCCGTCAGGTTCTTTGAAGAAAGAGACTTCTCTCCCAGTAGATCCAAAACACCTCGAGGATCCCCTGTACCGGGATATGAGGATTGTGTGTAAAGTTTTACCTGAAAAAGACCCTAATGAGGTCTACGAATACTTGACAGCTCatcatgaaaagaaaaatcgTCTCAAAGTTGTGATAGAGGAACTTATGAAATCAGGAGATTGCGATTCACAGAGTGTTGCTGCTAGTGTGGACCAAAACTCTGTGCATTTGTCTGATGTTATGCATGTGGGAACAAATGGAGGTCTGCTCAGACACATTCAGGAGGAGGTGGACGAGTTGATGGAAATATTTCCAGACTGCGATCCAAATTATATTTATGATAAACTGGAGGAACACTCTGACGACAAAGACAAACTTAGAAATATTGCCATGGAATTGTTTGAGCACAAGAACTACCCAAGACTCAAAGCTCTGGAGGAACGAAAAAAACAAGCCATGCACAATCGAATTCAACACCTGCAGTTTGACATGGAGTCATTCCTCGTCAGATTTCCTGACCCTATGGACACATTTCTAAATGTCGATAAAGAGATGTCCAGTTCTTATAAAGAACACACACTTCAACAGCTGAGGAAAGATTACAGGAAGTTAaaaaagtcattccttatagaAGTACTCGAGCAACACAATTATCACTATCACCTGAGCAAATgcaagattgaaaaaaaattagaagGCATTCCTG AGAACTCAAAGAAGTTTCGGAATCAGTTACTAAGCGATGCTGACTGTCTGATGCCGGAGGAAGCTGACGAGTTCTTTTACTACGAGAAGTTGTATTCCGAGAATGAAGGAGAGATCAAaa GGTACCTTCATGACAAGAAGCAGTTGTACGAGCTACGTCTCCAGGAGGCTCGGGACAGTGGGCAGCTGATGGAGTGCCAGTGTTGTTTTGATGAAGAGTGTCTGTTTGAAAACATGGCCGCCTGTCCCGAGGGCCACCTCTTCTGCAAAACATGTGTCCGCAGATCGGCGGAGGTTGTGATAGGTCAAGGAAAGACAGATTTCAAATGCATGGATGGGACGTGCTCAGAACATTTCTCACTTTCTACCCTTCAACATGTGCTGCCTGTCAATATTTTCTCCATTGTTTTAAGAAAGATGCAGGAAGAGGAGATTCAGAAGGCAGACATCCCAGATTTAGTTTCTTGTCCCTTCTGTACTTTTGCCACCATTATGCCAGATCAAAATGATAAAGTGTTCAAGTGCCTGAATCCTGAATGTCTGAAAGAATCTTGCAG gTTTTGTAAGGAGCCAAACCATATTCCTTTGCGTTGTAATGAGGTGGAGAAGCAGGGAGAAGTTGGCATGAGGACGTACATCGAGGCTCGCCTGACGGAGGCCATGATTAGGCGCTGTCACAACTGTCAAAAAGCATTTGTGAAGGAGTTTGGCTGCAACAAAATGACTTGTACTTGTGGAGCTTCCAGTTGTTATGTGTGCCGAGCTCCGGACATTGACTATGATCACTTCACTGGGGAAAA CTGTAACCAGGGGGACATGAATAAACTCCACAAGGAGGAGATGTTGAAAGCAGCCGTAGAGGCGAGGGACATATACCTCCAGGAACACCCCGAGGCTGCCGATATCGACCTCAAATACGACCCCATCAAACACGTAGAGCAAT tTGAGGGTTTGGGAGCAGGTGGTGACCATGATGAAGGTTATGAAGATAGTAGTGATGAAGATGAagattattga
- the LOC125649902 gene encoding uncharacterized protein LOC125649902 isoform X2 — protein MYPWLGVCTGIRMEEPITHGPSSAKKVKVDTDAPEDNELNDDNSCGSGGFAPCTEEDALCDQDTEPYDTEEGESNENLFGRALSPTLKDSDSPIREEAGTPVVELTEEDIKLSPPKMTKIESVLKDANLISNIVNGIDVDVVYEKLKGRRGNPNRVDQVINEILEDVDKGKKEDEKKSSKEDVSCVEDLVTVIDKASANVSKLPMTAGEIQQLLYENKDRPDRVDYVVSQILVKYYKSSAVQKDEYLDDMMVVLSVLPTADPEQVYKLIERNCRQTDRVQKIIVQLRNQSGPSGSLKKETSLPVDPKHLEDPLYRDMRIVCKVLPEKDPNEVYEYLTAHHEKKNRLKVVIEELMKSGDCDSQSVAASVDQNSVHLSDVMHVGTNGGLLRHIQEEVDELMEIFPDCDPNYIYDKLEEHSDDKDKLRNIAMELFEHKNYPRLKALEERKKQAMHNRIQHLQFDMESFLVRFPDPMDTFLNVDKEMSSSYKEHTLQQLRKDYRKLKKSFLIEVLEQHNYHYHLSKCKIEKKLEGIPENSKKFRNQLLSDADCLMPEEADEFFYYEKLYSENEGEIKRYLHDKKQLYELRLQEARDSGQLMECQCCFDEECLFENMAACPEGHLFCKTCVRRSAEVVIGQGKTDFKCMDGTCSEHFSLSTLQHVLPVNIFSIVLRKMQEEEIQKADIPDLVSCPFCTFATIMPDQNDKVFKCLNPECLKESCSNMKIKVL, from the exons ATGTACCCCTGGTTGGGGGTGT GTACTGGTATCAGAATGGAGGAACCCATCACACATGGTCCGTCATCGGCCAAAAAGGTGAAAGTGGACACAGATGCCCCAGAGGACAATGAATTGAATGATGATAACAGCTGCGGGAGTGGGGGTTTTGCTCCCTGTACTGAGGAAGATGCTTTGTGTGATCAGGACACAGAACCGTACGATACAGAAGAAGGCGAATCAAACGAGAATTTATTTGGAAGAGCTTTGAGCCCGACTCTAAAGGATTCTGACAGTCCAATCAGAGAGGAGGCTGGAACACCCGTCGTAGAGTTAACTGAGGAGGATATAAAATTGTCTCCACCGAAGATGACGAAGATTGAATCGGTGCTGAAGGACGCTAActtaatatcaaatattgtaaACGGTATCGATGTTGACGTTGTGTACGAGAAACTCAAAGGGAGGCGAGGTAACCCAAACAGAGTGGACCAGGTGattaatgaaattttagagGATGTAGATAAAGGTAAGAAAGAAGATGAGAAGAAGAGCTCAAAAGAAGATGTCTCTTGTGTGGAGGATTTGGTAACAGTGATTGACAAAGCCTCAGCCAATGTTTCCAAGCTGCCCATGACTGCTGGTGAAATCCAGCAACTGTTGTACGAAAATAAAGACAGACCGGATCGAGTAGATTACGTCGTCAGCCAGATATTGGTAAAATACTATAAATCATCAGCCGTTCAGAAAGATGAATACCTGGATGACATGATGGTAGTATTGTCTGTTTTGCCTACAGCCGATCCTGAGCAGGTGTATAAACTCATAGAAAGAAATTGTCGACAGACCGACAGGGTACAAAAGATTATTGTTCAACTTCGAAATCAAAGTGGCCCGTCAGGTTCTTTGAAGAAAGAGACTTCTCTCCCAGTAGATCCAAAACACCTCGAGGATCCCCTGTACCGGGATATGAGGATTGTGTGTAAAGTTTTACCTGAAAAAGACCCTAATGAGGTCTACGAATACTTGACAGCTCatcatgaaaagaaaaatcgTCTCAAAGTTGTGATAGAGGAACTTATGAAATCAGGAGATTGCGATTCACAGAGTGTTGCTGCTAGTGTGGACCAAAACTCTGTGCATTTGTCTGATGTTATGCATGTGGGAACAAATGGAGGTCTGCTCAGACACATTCAGGAGGAGGTGGACGAGTTGATGGAAATATTTCCAGACTGCGATCCAAATTATATTTATGATAAACTGGAGGAACACTCTGACGACAAAGACAAACTTAGAAATATTGCCATGGAATTGTTTGAGCACAAGAACTACCCAAGACTCAAAGCTCTGGAGGAACGAAAAAAACAAGCCATGCACAATCGAATTCAACACCTGCAGTTTGACATGGAGTCATTCCTCGTCAGATTTCCTGACCCTATGGACACATTTCTAAATGTCGATAAAGAGATGTCCAGTTCTTATAAAGAACACACACTTCAACAGCTGAGGAAAGATTACAGGAAGTTAaaaaagtcattccttatagaAGTACTCGAGCAACACAATTATCACTATCACCTGAGCAAATgcaagattgaaaaaaaattagaagGCATTCCTG AGAACTCAAAGAAGTTTCGGAATCAGTTACTAAGCGATGCTGACTGTCTGATGCCGGAGGAAGCTGACGAGTTCTTTTACTACGAGAAGTTGTATTCCGAGAATGAAGGAGAGATCAAaa GGTACCTTCATGACAAGAAGCAGTTGTACGAGCTACGTCTCCAGGAGGCTCGGGACAGTGGGCAGCTGATGGAGTGCCAGTGTTGTTTTGATGAAGAGTGTCTGTTTGAAAACATGGCCGCCTGTCCCGAGGGCCACCTCTTCTGCAAAACATGTGTCCGCAGATCGGCGGAGGTTGTGATAGGTCAAGGAAAGACAGATTTCAAATGCATGGATGGGACGTGCTCAGAACATTTCTCACTTTCTACCCTTCAACATGTGCTGCCTGTCAATATTTTCTCCATTGTTTTAAGAAAGATGCAGGAAGAGGAGATTCAGAAGGCAGACATCCCAGATTTAGTTTCTTGTCCCTTCTGTACTTTTGCCACCATTATGCCAGATCAAAATGATAAAGTGTTCAAGTGCCTGAATCCTGAATGTCTGAAAGAATCTTGCAG caatatgaaaataaaa gTTTTGTAA
- the LOC125649933 gene encoding DNA polymerase epsilon subunit 4-like, whose amino-acid sequence MAGSGEDVDLQTLETADKENSEKPEKSKEKASNQDNEKLMKLPLSRVKSIMKSDPDVTLASQEAVIAVAKATELFVWELSKDAVHSTMQSKRKTLQRKDLDSILDTRDCYLFLEGTLD is encoded by the coding sequence ATGGCGGGATCGGGAGAAGACGTGGATTTGCAAACTCTTGAAACTGCCGATAAAGAGAACTCAGAAAAACCCGAGAAGTCAAAAGAGAAGGCATCTAACCAGGATAATGAGAAGTTAATGAAACTGCCACTAAGTCGGGTTAAATCGATCATGAAAAGTGATCCAGATGTGACATTAGCCAGTCAAGAAGCAGTGATCGCCGTTGCCAAAGCCACGGAATTGTTTGTGTGGGAGCTGTCGAAAGATGCCGTTCACAGTACAATGCAGAGCAAAAGAAAGACCCTGCAGAGGAAAGACCTCGACTCAATTCTGGACACAAGAGACTGCTATTTATTTCTGGAGGGGACTTTAGATTGA
- the LOC125649913 gene encoding lysophosphatidylserine lipase ABHD12-like, translating into MMLNENVDSVQYPDGSDSPKTTKSKANCRKAAERPIYDTVVKTTKYLVLSLFTIYVVFPSIMAVYPRIQEKLIFLNFVCWPPFMDVTKPEELGITGVRNFYLNVEEEITIGAWHLLPKSLVKNETVDFEDQLKSGHPIFLYLHGSTGTRGGWHRVQLMKLLTSLDFHVITMDYRGYADSTGHPSEDGVVADSHFMFKWIKERSGTSQVILWGHSLGAAITTKLAKQLCEEGDDPHGVVLESPFNNIRDAALSHPFAAPFQHITFYKELILDCVAQNNVFFTSDENIAAVQSPVLIMHAEDDLVIPYDLGLKLYKSAQHNRPEGSGHLQFIPLKASFGYGHKHIFQAPELPEIIRNFVGICQKK; encoded by the exons ATGATGTTGAATGAAAATGTCGACTCTGTGCAGTATCCAGATGGATCTGATTCTCCAAAGACGACTAAATCAAAGGCAAACTGCAGAAAAGCTGCGGAAAG ACCAATCTATGACACCGTCGTAAAAACTACAAAATACCTCGTGCTTTCATTGTTTACAATCTATGTTGTGTTCCCGTCAATTATGGCAGTATATCCAAGAATTCAAGAAAAACTCATCTTCCTTAATTTCG TGTGTTGGCCACCATTTATGGATGTAACAAAACCAGAAGAATTAGGCATTACTGGAGTCAGGAATTTTTATCTTAACGTAGAGGAAGAGATCACAATTGGAGCATG gCACCTTCTTCCAAAATCTTTAGTTAAAAATGAAACTGTAGACTTTGAAGATCAGTTGAAAAGTGGACACCCTATCTTCTTGTATTTACATGGATCAACAGGAACTAG GGGAGGTTGGCACAGAGTCCAGTTAATGAAATTGCTGACATCATTAGATTTTCATGTTATTACTATGGATTACAGGG GATATGCTGATTCCACTGGTCATCCGTCGGAGGATGGGGTGGTGGCAGATAGCCATTTCATGTTTAAGTGGATCAAAGAAAGAAGTGGGACATCTCAAGTCATTTTGTGGGGCCATTCCTTAGGAGCTGC AATCACAACAAAGCTGGCCAAACAGTTATGTGAGGAAG gAGATGATCCTCATGGTGTTGTTTTAGAGTCACCATTTAACAACATTAGAGACGCTGCTCTTAGTCATCCATTTGCAGCA CCATTCCAGCATATAACTTTCTACAAGGAGCTCATTTTGGACTGTGTTGCTCAAAACAATGTGTTCTTCACAAGTGATGAAAA TATAGCTGCAGTGCAGTCTCCTGTGTTAATCATGCATGCAGAGGATGATTTAGTGATTCCATATGATCTTGGACTCAAG TTATACAAGTCAGCTCAGCACAACCGGCCAGAGGGCAGTGGTCATCTACAATTCATCCCTTTGAAAGCTTCCTTTGGGTATGGACACAAGCATATATTTCAAGCTCCAGAATTGCCAGAAATCATAAG gaACTTTGTTGGCATTTGTCAGAAGAAATGA